aatgttcccgcatgcgctcgatcacaggcaCGTTGGTGCTCGATTGCACTTCCAGGGACGAGTATCGCCATCccatctgcatcattctcccttggttggagagaattcatcATCGAATTCAGCCGGTTCTTTCCACTGTCATTCGGATGcccagtcaactcattccactccccgttcctcaagatcaagacaaggcTACACCCCAAAATAAGCGTGACGtttctcatcatcgaaataccttgatggtTGACATGAAAGCCCCACACACTACTTGGCAATACTTCAGATTTGTTGTTCTTCTCTCATTGCTTCTCCCTTTCACGTGTCATGAAAATACCCAAGAATGGGTCAACCATTGtctcccttgtgaacatataattttcctcatccgcataaaactcaccataatcttcgttaggagaattcaaaatatcttcaacactaaggaaatcaacataatcaacctcttcaccattaaaattaggcaTTTCACCTGAAAGGTCTTCTCCACCCTCTTCATAATCGGCGATGTCATCCgtgggctcttcctcttccaattgatcatcttcggggtagaggccaGCAAACATGGAAAGAAATCCATCTTCTTAGTATTCTTCCCCGTCCAATTGGTCATCTTCTTCAGGGTAGAGACCGTCAAACATGGGATAAAACTCATCTTCTTCGTGCTCCTCCGGGGTTTTTTCCTCTTCCTATGAATCATCTTCTTCGGGctcctcatcataggttggtggggaatcccaaGCCACGAAACCttgcgaaggatcttcaacatcttcatatCGGAACTCGTCATCAATGAATTCGGATTTCTGAAACTCTCCATCCacagattctttttcctcctccacagaatatggattcAGTTTATGGATTTATGGTTGGCAATTAGGGGTCCAATTGGCAAGTCGTGGACTCTTCGCCTCACTCCATGTTTCcctaaataccttttttttgtaggaattttctattttctttgtcacagcTATAGACatttgtctccaattttgtgacttctggctcatggtataactatgggaCAAGAAAGTGACTCccatatattttaatagtttatcctaactattgatcttcaatttttcttgcaaCATCCTAGTTTTCTTTAATTGTTGCCACCACGCACCAACTCTTCCCCGGAATGTGTGTACCACCAAAGGGACTCGTTGTTCATCGGGCACCCcattgaattcaaaaacctcttcaacagcgAACACCCAAACCAGAAATTTATTGGGTCCTAGATCCCTGTCGAATTCCGGAATATTGAGTTCGAATATACTCACCTACCGATTGGCATGAACTTGCGCAAGGTGCCGACGTCCCTGTGTTCAGTGCTTCGCAAACGAGTTTCTAGATCCattcccatgttgaccacacaagttggataattgggtagtaAGGTCTTCAGTTTGATCCCTGATAACCCTGAATCGATCTTCCGTGTGTTGCCAATGTTCAACGATAaatttgccttccgcctccaccaatcgcggtcttggttggcgatGACAACCGTTCGGCCCACCACACATGTGCCGCAAGTAAATTGTCGGTTGCTACATACGTTCTGTCTCCGTGCGCAtgtgcacctcgttcatgtctgcacaacagtcactcctccccattcatggaaagtaactgagctttgataccaactgatgcagcacGACTTAGTGGACTGCAGCGAAGAATAACAATAAAGCATCAAATAtgtaattctagatcttgagtctatcaatgatttaagaattattttaaaaacaatagatactttctaaagtttaaagaaaaataatcaacaaGTGTCTTtctctagaggctataagcatatatttatagcccaaaaattcattttcttcttccaagCCAAGCCCTTCTtagaaaatatgataaaatatgacatatataccctcaaaaccctaaacctaataaaataacgaaatagaGACTCTCAAAAtcctaaatttaataaaataacaacataaagtcagtttaaataaattaaaacatggaaaaataacataatgttctcgcgtgcgctcgatcgcaggcacgctggcgctcgatcgcacttccaagGACGAGTATCACCATCCCATCTGCATCAAATTaaccgtttacttcgacgtaaaatggtttccatcggaaaatattttctggtAAGCCATTTTCCCTTTACGGCGTTTTCCGCgcacacggaaaataatttttatatatattttttttccaataaggtccccacAGGGACCTACACGGGACTTGTTCGGGACCCCAGAGGGACATGCTCGGGACCCCGCCGGCACTTGACTAGGACTTGTCCTGGACCTCGTCTGAACTTGCCCGGGACTCCGCTGGGACCCACCCAAGACcccaccgggacttgaccgggactcgcccgagacttgaccgggacccagacaggacttgaccgggacccgcccaagacccagacgggacttgaccgggacccgacCAGGCAAGTCCCAGACAGGTctggtcaagtcctaggcgggtcttgggcaggtcctggttaggtctcgatcaagtctcggtcaagtccagggcaggtccagtcaagtcccgggcgggtcccggtcaagtcccggacgggtcccagtcaagtcctggtCGGGTCCCGAGCGGGACCCGGacaagtcccggtcaggtcctggTCGAGTCCCGGTCGAGTCCTGagagggtcccggtcaagtaCCAAGCAGGTCCCGCGCAGAGTCCTAGGCGGATCCTAGGCAAGTCCCGGCAGGGTCCCAGTCGGATCCCGAtcaagtcctaggcaggtcccgaTTAGGTCTTGGGTGGATCCCAATCAAGTCCTAgcgaggtcccgggcaggtcccaacgaagtcccaggcaagtcccggttAAGTCCCAGGCAgatcctggtcaagtcccaaaCGGGTCTCGGGCAAGTCACAGGCGAGTTCTAGTCAAGTCCTGAGCGGGTCCCGCgcaggtcctagtcaagtcccgagcaagtcctagtcaagtcccgggcaggtctcggtcaagtcccgggcgagtcccaATCAGGTCTCGAATAGGTCCGAGCGGGTCCCATTCAAGTCCAGTCAGGTCCCGAGTAGGTCCTGGCGTGGTCCTGAAggggtcctgggcgagtcttggtcaagtctcggcgggtcttggcaaggtccatcaatttaagaatgagatgctcacagtcgaaaaatggtttacaattttaaaaaccgtaaaccattttccgaaaattaaagaagaatttttggtcaaaggaaaaatactttttattggccactattttacgtcaaagtaaagaccgtaaaatacggaaattattttctgaaaaccattttacgtcgaagtaaacgaaGCCTAAGTGGAAATGTGCTAAGCAAAACTGACAaatcttccttctttttttttctttgttttttttttttttttcactagaCTCTTGAAGATTTTtgctttaattttctctttttcagtTCATGCCGAGTACTCTCATACTATAAATCTAATCTCTAATCTCCACCCCACGACATGAAAGTGTAGAATTTCCAtgttatggaaaaaaaaaaaaaattattacttaaCAATGGCATCCGATATAAGTCCAAAACACTGCTCAATTATTGTGGAGCATGAAAAGTTGCAAAATATATGATCTCAGAAGGCCCCATTGAGCGAGAGAGCTCATCTTGTTCTTGTTTGCACATCAACAAATGTAAGCATTTTTCATACTGCAGTGCCATAAAACAAACTATCTACTACTTTACTGCAAATCTGAAATCCTATCAAAGATCATTACTCAAAAGCTCACACACTACTaacaaactcaaacaaaagATTTTAGAATCAGCGACCTCCAGAAAGAAGCGACTCTGCAGCAAAAGATGACTGCGAGAACCTGTCCCTTGAAGACGGATAAGACATGGCAAAATCACTGAAACTACCTCCCTTATTATGCGCAAATGTTAGGCCCCTAGCACAAAGGCCAAGCGATGATAGCTCTGGAAGAGGGAAATCACCCTCCAAGAACTTCACAACTTGGCGCATACTTGGCCTAGCCGCAGGCTCTGAATGAGAGCAGAGCAACCCAAGTTTCAAAACCAGTTCTACTTCCTCCGCTACATAATCTGCACCCAAACTCACATCTCTTGCCTCAAGAATTTCGCCTCGGTTCCAATGAGAAAACACCCAATCAAGCAAAAGGACATCATCTGTTGCTCCCCTAGGCTCTATTGGTCTCCTTCCACAAGCAACTTCAAGCAAAAATGCCCCGAAAGCAAACACATCGGTGCCTGGCGTGGCCTTGCCACTTCGACTATGCTCCGGCGCAAGATACCCAAGAGTTCCAACCATATGGGTAGTTTGAGGAGCAGTTCCACGGTCATATAATCTTGCAAGACCGAAGTCTCCTAATTTGGCATTCAATTCACCATCTAGCAAGACATTACTAGCCTTTACATCTCTATGAATAACAACTTGCTCCCATTCTTCGTGTAGATAAAACAGCCCCGATGCCACACCTTTGATTACTCGAAATCTTTGGCTCCAGCTCAGGGTAACCTTAGGTTGGTCGAAGAGGTACTTGTCTAGGCTGCGGTTAGGCATGTAATCATACACCAAAAACAGCTCTCCTTTGCGCCGGCAATACCCCAAGAGTGGAACTAAATTCCTGTGACGAAGCCGACCAATGCTTACAATTTCTGCAACAAATTGTTTCATTCCCTGCCTTGATTCATGGGAGACCTTCTTCACTGCAATCTCAATTTTTGAGGTAGGTAGTATACCTCTATACACCCTACCAAATCCACCAGTGCCCAACAGCTCTTTCTCTCTAAATCCTTTTGTGGCaatataaagatctttgtatTTGAATCTGTGAGGCCCATATTGAAGCTCCCAGTCTTCTAGCAATTCTTCAAACTTCCTCTTCCTTCTTATGACATAAACTAAAGCTGAAATTGCTACCGAGACTACACTAACAATAATCACAGGCAACCCAATTGTTAAAAATTTAGATTTGGGTTTACCTCCTATACGAGGCAGCTTGGGAAGTTGAGAGAGAACAAGCTCTGGAGCCAGGCCGTTCACCTTAAAGCTCCAACCCAAAACATAATGGGTTGTTAGAATTGAGCCAGTTGAGGACGCGAAGCCAACATACATGTTGTCTTCAATGACGGGTGAAATATCATAGGACAAAGACAAGAGCGGAGTTTTGGGTTTCCCGACATTAATTGGAGCCAAAGTGACCTCGATTTTCTTCTCGACACCGTCATATTCCACCCAAACTTGCATTTGGCGGCCGCTGATAAGAGTCAGGTTCGTAAACCCACCGTTGTTATCAGCATAATATCCTGCGGCAATTGATTTCTCGGACTTCAACCCATTAATATCAATTCCAACATGGTTATCATTGATGTCACCAAACTCGCTGTTCCGGAGGGTATCGAGCTCTATGGCGACAACATGATTGGTGGCATTACCATTGTTGCTACGATTGAATAGGCCAAACCACTGGCTTGGCAGAGCTCCTGGGAGCCCTCTTGTGGGAGCCATCACGAAAGCAATTCCATGACCGCTCAAAGTGGGATATTCAGGAAAGATAGCAAATACAAAGGTCGTGGAGAAGGAGGAAACGGGGCCATTCGACGAGTTCTTGAAAGTTATTGGATTGGGGAAGAAAGCAAGACCCTTTTGCTGTTTGGTTTCATTAGTGAGCTTCAAAAGGCCAGTAGAAGTGATCTCGGCTATGCCGTCAAGGCTTAGATTTGCCGATTGAAACCCGAGGTAGGTGAAGTTGGTATCTTCGGAGGCTACTAAGCTGATTAGGAGAGTCAGAAGGAATACTAGCTTGGACAACATGCCTTTAGTTTGCATCTGGTCTCCTCCTTTCACGGTTTTCATAGTTCCACCTACAAGTTTAAGACATGtagtgttgttgttgttttttttttttttggggtggtgATTAAGACAAGGAAAAGGAGGGGGAAATTAAGCTTACAAACaagaatttaacaaattttccaaaaacGAAGAAAAATAAGGGTGGGAAAAGCTGCTATGGCATCTAGCCTTAGTCTTGAATACTATTAGGATTATAAGGCcttgtttgccaatggccctggAACGATATTGTTTTAGGGCCGGTACTATAGctttttttgtaagaataagtgtttgattggttttagtgaaaatgttttgtgggaaaaagtgaaaaaatatattttatataaaaaaatgtaaaaaaattattttttaataatttttttatttaaataataataataaaaatgattaatgtggtataaaaaatagagatatttaaattaattttgagttgaaaggttttttttttttggattgaggAAGGCCCTGAAACAGTATCATTCGATCCATTCCAGGGCCATTGGCTAACACACCCTAAGTGATATGCTCCATTGTCGTAATGGAATGACGGAAGTTGATTTGAAGTAGCAGCGACACCATCAGCCGCCATTCTAGAAGGCACAGATCCAGTTCCCATTTTTCTAAGCAGACCCAGACCATTTGTATTTGTCAAATGGACATGACCAATGTGTAATTTGAAAAGAGCACCTGGCCCCTTTGCCATGACCTTCTTTGGATTTTAAGTTGAATATAAAACGAAAATGTTCGAATTTGTTGACCCTTGGTGCGCGCTAAAGTAGCATTAATGGGCTCACAAGAAATTTCCGAATGTGCCAAAGCCAGATAAAGACTTCATTATAGTCTTGTCCAAGTCTCTATTCGGTGCTTAATGGGAGTTTGGAAAAGTGGTCGCATTCTCAACGCCAAATTTTCCTCATGTCCATGGAAGTTCGGACTTCACAATTGATTGCAGTGGAATATCTTCATCTTGACTAAAACACGTTTTTAGTCGTTTTTAAGCCTTTTAAGTGAAACAtgcctcttttttctttttttttttaaaaaataattttattaaaaatgaaaatattaaaattaaagaaaaaagaaaaagccccACTGCTTGCAACCCCAATATGGATCGCCAATGGTCGgttattttccattttatttattttacaaaattttatttcttaacaaaattgTTAATGTGAAGTAGTAAAAATGTTGACGCGGCACTAACGAACGTTTTAAAACTGGCCGAAAAAGTAATAGAAAGATCGATTTCAAATTTGCGCACGACTTATGCAATTAAAacttgtagaaaaaaaaaattgaggtattatttatttttgtgtgttgaTTTAAGGGTTTATCTcaaattttccctaaatttttaataaaaaatattaaagttaatTTCCTTAATACTGCTTAAAATAGTATTATATTATGAGAGCCCAAATAAAAAACCttattttcgaaaaaaaaaaaagaaaaagaaaaagaaaacccctTATTTTACGGcctcaaataaaaatttgacaattaaaaaaaaaaaaaaaactaaatacaatagaaataaaaataccGGATCAACCAATCTATCGATTGTCATCAACAAAATAGGCATGGTTGCTCTTCCACTTTAGAAAACATCAAATCTACTTACACCCACCTCTTATGTTGAACACCGCTGTGGAAATCACTGGAAGCCACCGCATTGCCTTCTCGTTTGTATTTTAAAGCCAGTTTTCTTTGTAAAacacaaaccaaaataatatcgttccatatatatatatatatatagacaattaGCAGTTAACAGTAagtgattttttcaaaacttaaaccACTAACCTTAATCACATAGGCAATTAACTAATTTTCCTAACTGCTCGCCTTTTCATCCTTATTTGTGAGGAGGTGTAGAGGGCGACCCTTCTTTGATGAAAGGTCGGTCGACAAAGGGGTGGCAACCTCCACCCTCCCCATACAAGGGGTGGTCGTTGTCATGGGCATAAGTAAGGGGTCGAAATGGAGTCAAATCCCccgcccccaaaaaaaaaattccctctCCCAATTGAACTCCTAATAGTTGTGACCTTATGgcggctatatatatatatatattactctaTAATTTACATTCTAGTAAAAAAGAATGATTTTAAGGAGCAAAAAATGGTAGCTCTTTTCTCTCTAGTTGTCAAagagaaaagcgaaacccttcAGCCACACAGGAgaggagggttggccgtttgGCTGCCTCCCTTCTCCCCTTGTCCTCCTCAGTCACCTGATGCCCTAGCCCTAGTGCCTCTTCTCTTTCCCTTCCTTGCCGCTTTTCTTCCCCCGCCTTTATTCCCCCGCCTTTATTTTCTGCAGTGGGCTCCTTGACATTGTTTTGGCACTttgtgggtatatatatatatatataaaagccgaattttgacgtagagagtgcgTAGAATTACGATACGTGTCCTAAACCCATGTTTTAGAGAATGCCTAAAATTGCGACACGTGGTGTTTTAAAGAATAaacaagttttgggcattttaaaCATagggattttatttgtaatgcatttaattattttatgaagaaaacaaaaggttctggaattctctctctttatatattaatattgtgagacaattaaaacgtaggaattttatttgtaatatatttaattgtcttaatgaaaaaaaaaacaaaaggttcccaaattttctctttctttctctatttttctttttatcttctcttactttctgttttcatttgtgtcccttatatttttttcaaatttaaatattatttttattcaaattgattatttctcctttgtaaattttatattaaaacgtaggggttttatttgtaatatacgTCGAGCAGAGGTAATGCAATCGAGCCCTATGTCTATAGGTTTTTGATCCACCCGCGTAATAAATAGTTTACAACCAGTTTGACAATTACAATTACTAGTCTAAACacccaataaaaaagaaaaggatataaagttaaccaaaaaaacaaaaaaaaacaaaaaacaaattaaactcgATTGAAACCCTCTCAAGACAAGTTGATTGTAAATTTAATTCTcaatctcaaaataatttaaacaataaattctaAATTTCCACGTTCCGTTACTagcagcaatatatatatttcacttaGTTTGAGGTAGTTGAATTTTGTGAATTCCCTCGAACTAAACAAGGATTCATAGATAGATCCTGAAGCTTATTGATGATAGTCAAAATACCCTCCATGTTAGAGCCGTAGATTGATGGCGTGATTAACTTTGTTTAACCATCTGAATTAAGGACAACATATTTCAAACCAATTAAGGTTTCATAGTTGTCGGTAGATAAAATTGGATGCAACAAGTGTCTGAGATGCATgtaaacataaagaaaaacacCCCTTTTGTTTATGTCATATAAAAAAGGAGAGATCCTGGCCTGTTGCTCCTATTTCTTGCTGCTATTCTTGTCGGGCTTGCATAAAAATGAGTTTCTTAAAATGAAGAGGTGACCAATTAATTAGCAGATAAATAGATATTATTGAGATAAAATTTAATGGGGTTGGCAGTGAAGGACAATTGGTGTTAGAGAGGACCATTTGAcagcttttcatttatttttgtaatgaatattGGTGGTGACTGCTGACCAACTTAATTTGTCGGTGTAGTTGGTTGTCTCTCCTTGCCAGTAAATTAAAGTGACGTGTATTTATTTCTTCACATGGTTTGGGTGGCAATTGGGGGATAAATACGGAAGGAAGATGGATTTTTAGACTTATATAATATTTCTATAAAAGtctaaaagtgaaaaaaaatttctttctaaaaaaaaactatttctaatttaaaaaactatattttctaACACAATCACCTCTTAGAATTAGGGAAATAGTTATTCTCAAGGAGGAGAATTTGGTGAAAAAGTTGGATCGGGATTGACATAGACGTAGAGAGTAACAATTTATATCTCTTTAATTGATATATAAAAGCATAGTTTTGATGTAGAGAATTCTTAAAATTACGATATGTGTTCTGAACTCATGTTTTAGAGAGTACATAGAATTGCAACATGTGGCGTTTTAAAGAATTAACAAGTTTTGAACATTTAAAACTaaggagttttatttgtaatgcatttaattattttaatgaagaaaacaaaaggttccgaaattctctctctttatatatcaatattgtgagacaattaaaacgtaagaattttatttgtaatatatttaattgtcttaatgaagaaaacaaaaggttctcaaattttctctttctctctccatttttcttttaatcttctcttactttctgttttcgtttgtgtcccttatatttttttcaaatttatatattatttttattcaaattgattatttctcttttgtaaattttatattaaaacgtatgagttttatttgtaatatatttaattatcgGGAGAGGTTTACATGCGGTAGACCAAACTACCgcagatatgcggtagtttggtCTACCGCTGAGATTTCTTTTCTAATAAcgtaagtaaaaagaaaaaacaccgTCAAATCTCACGTTTAACTCCcgtcaatttcttttgtttttttctacccaaacctcttctctcttttctcaccaTACCCAAAATTAAATATTGCACTGTTTATCCTCTACAGCATTCTTCTGAAGTTTATCTCCAGTAAGAAGACTATGAGAGTGTTTTGAAGCTCTTTGAGGATGAAACATCATTTACAATGCAAGTTTTCTTCCACGGGGGAGTAGAAACCCCAATTCTCTTCTGCAACAAAGCCTCACAAGCTCATTCTAGAAGAGTTGAATCCGAAAATCATGACATCTACTGGATTAAAACCCTCCACTGCAGATCACCCACAACATCTCCAAAGccacaagcaaaacaaaaaaattaaaccaagaTTTGAAAGGGATTTTTtgcacaaagaagaagaaggggaatGAGACGGTGGAAGAATGGGAATGAGGCAAAAAAGTTCAAAGCAATTTTACTGGAAAATAGATTTTGACTTTCATCTTCATTCACCCCTTTCTTCTTACATCATCCAACTTACAACCACCTCCAGATTTCAACCAGTGCAGAAGATAACTGCGGCCTCGCACTCGTCGGTAACCCTCTGGGCCCTGGAGGATAAGGCAACCTCCGGTGAATACGAAAAACTATGCCCAATAGGAACAGGAAGGGGATGATGAAGAAGGCCACCATGTGCAAAGGTTGATGTTGAAAGGCTTGCAGGAGAGAATCCATGACTCTCGACTCTCGTGGGTGTCGGTTTTGGGTAtggtgagaaaagagagaaggcGGCTTGTGGtttgggtagaaaaaaaaaaatggaattaacGGGAGTTGacggtgttttttttttttttttttttgaaccttAAAAGATAAATCCCAGCGGTAGA
Above is a genomic segment from Corylus avellana chromosome ca9, CavTom2PMs-1.0 containing:
- the LOC132192254 gene encoding L-type lectin-domain containing receptor kinase IV.1-like; the protein is MLSKLVFLLTLLISLVASEDTNFTYLGFQSANLSLDGIAEITSTGLLKLTNETKQQKGLAFFPNPITFKNSSNGPVSSFSTTFVFAIFPEYPTLSGHGIAFVMAPTRGLPGALPSQWFGLFNRSNNGNATNHVVAIELDTLRNSEFGDINDNHVGIDINGLKSEKSIAAGYYADNNGGFTNLTLISGRQMQVWVEYDGVEKKIEVTLAPINVGKPKTPLLSLSYDISPVIEDNMYVGFASSTGSILTTHYVLGWSFKVNGLAPELVLSQLPKLPRIGGKPKSKFLTIGLPVIIVSVVSVAISALVYVIRRKRKFEELLEDWELQYGPHRFKYKDLYIATKGFREKELLGTGGFGRVYRGILPTSKIEIAVKKVSHESRQGMKQFVAEIVSIGRLRHRNLVPLLGYCRRKGELFLVYDYMPNRSLDKYLFDQPKVTLSWSQRFRVIKGVASGLFYLHEEWEQVVIHRDVKASNVLLDGELNAKLGDFGLARLYDRGTAPQTTHMVGTLGYLAPEHSRSGKATPGTDVFAFGAFLLEVACGRRPIEPRGATDDVLLLDWVFSHWNRGEILEARDVSLGADYVAEEVELVLKLGLLCSHSEPAARPSMRQVVKFLEGDFPLPELSSLGLCARGLTFAHNKGGSFSDFAMSYPSSRDRFSQSSFAAESLLSGGR